The sequence CGTTGACGAGATCATTAGTCAGGTCAAAATGGTTTGCGGTGAATTCGGCGTACCGGTACCTCATATTTTTACGGAGTTCGGCAGCTTTACGGTAGGCGAGGCCGGAGGAGCGCTGTACAGTGTGCTTTTGCAAAAGAGGCAAAACGACCGCGAGTGCTGGAACATGATCGACAGCAGTTTCATGACTACGCTGCCCGATACTTGGGCCATTAACAGGCGCTTCATCATGCTGCCCAAAAATCATTGGGAAAAGGAATACGAGCGTGTATTTTTAGGAGGGCTAACTTGTGACAGCGACGATTACTACAATTCCGAGCAGCATATCAACGCCATATATTTGCCTAAGTTCGACAAGAACAATACCCTATACCCGGGATTCTTCAATACAGGGGCATATCAGGAAAGTATTGGTGGATATGGCGGCATTCAACATTGCCTCACCCCTTCGCCGAAGTACGTCATCATCGATAAAGACGAAAACGGTAACTTTAAATACAAACTCTTCCGAGACACGGAATCGGCCGCCACGATGCTCAATATTCTCGGATATTAAAAACATTATGATGAACTACGCAGGAATAGAAGATAAATACGCCGAAAGAGAAACCGCCGAAGTGGCCCTGTTGCCGATTCCGTACGACGGCACGTCAACTTGGGGAAAGGGGGCAGATAAAGGACCGGCAGCTTTCTTAGAAGCGTCTGAGAACATGGAGCGTTACGATATCGAAACCCGATTAGAGGCGTACAAAAAAGGCGTTTTCTTGGCGGATTCCTTGACGGGAATGACGAGCCCCGAAGATATGGTGAAGAAGGTCGAGCAAAGCACCGGGGAGCTAATTGACGAGGGTAAATTCACCACTGTGATCGGAGGAGAACACAGCATATCGATCGGTACCATCAGAGCGTTCAATAAGCGTTTTGAAGATCTGACGGTACTGCAACTCGACGCACACGCTGACCTTCGTCCCGAGTACCAGGGAACTCCATTCAATCACGCGTGCGCCGTTCACGAAGCGAGCCGCACTACCAACCTCGTTCAAGTTGGCATCCGAAGTATGGACTCCTGTGAGGTTGAATATATGGACGAAGACCATACTTTTTGGGCGCACAAGATCTATAAAGACGACCGCTGGATGAAAGACGCACTGAGACTCATGACCCAGAATGTGTTCATCACGATCGACCTCGACGTGTTCGATCCGGCCATCATGCCCTCCACGGGAACGCCGGAACCGGGCGGTATGGGCTGGAACCAAGTTTTGCGTTTTCTGCGCCAGGTGTTCAAGACGCGTCACGTGGTCGGATTCGACCTCGTTGAACTAGCACCGAATCCAAATAACAAAGCGCCCGATTTTCTCGCGGCCAAACTCTATTATAAAATGTTGAGCTACCTCTTTAAGTGGCAGAAATAATCATTGCGAATGAAGATCAAAGAATTCATTGATAAGTACTACTTACATTTCAACGCCGCCTCGGTTGTAGATGCCGCGAACGCTTATCAAGCACACCTCGACTCCAGGGCACCCATGATGATCACTTTGGCCGGTGTCATGAGCACCGCCGAAATGGGTAAGCTCTTAGCCGAAATGATCCGCCAAGACAAAGTCCAGATCATATCGTGCACGGGGGCCAACCTCGAAGAAGACATCATGAATTTAGTGGCACACGACCACTATGAGCGGGTGCCGAACTACCGCGACCTTACACCACAGCAAGAATGGAGTCTTTTGAAACGAGGGATCAATCGCGTAACCGATACGTGTATTCCTGAGGAGGAGGCTTTCCGGCGTCTGCAAAAGCATATTCACGAACTGTGGAAAAAGGCCGACGATAACGGAGAGCGATATCTCCCGCACGAATACATGTATCAAATGATCAACAGCGGTGTTCTCGAGCAATACTACCAAATCGATCCCAAGGATAGCTGGATGGTAGCCGCCGCCGAGAAGAACTTGCCGATCGTTTGCCCGGGACGGGAGGATTCGACCATGGGTAATATTTTCGCCAGCTATTGCTTTACTGAAGACCTTAAGCCGTCAACCGTAAAATCGGGAATCGAGTACATGACCTACCTCGCCAAGTGGTACATTGAAAACGGTGGTGAAAAGGGCGTTGGTTTCTTCCAAATTGGAGGTGGCATTGCAGGAGATTTCCCGATCTGTGTGGTGCCCATGTTGCACCAAGACCTCGAAATGGAGAATATTCCCTTACGGAGCTATTTCTGCCAAATTAGTGATTCAACGACCAGTTACGGGTCCTATTCGAGCGCCGTACAGAATGAGAAGATCACTTGGGGAAAACTGGGGATCGATACCCCGAAGTTCATCATCGAATCAGATGCTACCATCGTAGCTCCGCTGATCTTCGCCTCTCTTCTTGACCTTTGATATTACTACAGCATACTTTAAATCACCGCCAATTTAAAAATGAGCAAAGCGCATAAAATCATCAACGTCGAGAATATCACACCGATATTCTCGAAAGCATCAAGTACACGTACACGTACGGCTATGGCGACAGTGATTTGATCAAGTTCGTCAACGCTGCCGGAGAAACGGTCTCCGCACTTCCGATCGAAACCGAAGACGCCGAATACTTCGTCAAGATCAATGTCGAAATGACAAAAAAGATCGATGCCTACATGGAAGAAGATGACGATGAAGGTTCCGGCGAATCCGAAGAGTTCGAAACCGAAGCCCGGGACGAAGAGGTCGAAGACTAATATTTCAAAACTTTCAGTTTTTTTTGAACCTCAGGTCGAGATTCTCGTTAGCTATTCAAAACCAGAACTTCACGTGTTTTGAATACTGCTACGACATCCACTGTTTCCGTTGATCCCGCGCTCAGCTTATTGGCTCGATTGCGGATGTTTCCGGAACTCGCAAATACCGAAAAGGAAACCTCGGCCCGTCTCAAACATTTCCTGACCGAATACAAACCCACGCGACTGGTCGATCACGTCGGTGGGTTTGGTCTTTTGGCCGAATGGGGATCGGGGGTCAAAGGCCCAACGGTTATGATCCGCGTTCCCATGGACGCATCACCCGCGGGTCACCTGTACGGTAACGACGGCCACATGGCCCTAGCCGCAGGGCTGGCGCCATTGCTTCAAAAAAATACACCACCTGTGGGGTCCGTTGCCCTGTTGTTTCAGCCCGCATCGGTTCTGGGCACGGGAGCGCGCGCGGTTTATCTCGACGACAAATTCCGACCTTTCAAACCCGAACTCATCATCGGGTTCAGGGCCATTCCCGGCCATGAACCGGGCTCCGTGCTTTTTCGCGAAGGGGATATCACCACGGCAAGCAAGGGCCTCACCATAAAGCTACACGGCCGAGGCACCGATATTTCGACTCACGATGACAGCCACCCACTCGGGGCGCTCATTCGCCTATCGGAGCAAATTCTCGACCTCGAAAACGACGATAAATTTGAGCAGTTCGTACAAACCAATATCGCGCACGCGCACCTCGGACAGCACGATTTTTACACGGCCCCCGAATACGCCGAACTAAGTGCCACGATCCGCGCTCAAAAACGGCGCGAACTCGATAAAATGGCCAAACGCATCGTAGATTACGCACAAATCGCCGGGCAAATTCACGCCCTCGGGATCGACGTTACCTGGCACGATGCATTCGAGGCCGTTAAAAACCCCGAAGGATCTTCAGAGTGGATCAATCGATGGTGTACTAAAAACGAGCTTCCATTGATTCACATGGAGCAGCCCTTCCGCTGGTCCGACGACTTCGGCGTTTTCCGGGAGAATCTCAACGCGGTATATTTTGGTTTGGGTTGCGGCCTCTCGGCCCGAAGCATGGGTTCGCCGGACTTTTCGTTTCCCGAAGCACTCATAGCACCGGGCATCCAGGCCTTGTGGACCCTCGTCAACGATTCACTTGATCGGCTAAAGTAGTTCCGTCCCTCTTATTCTTCAAGGTTTTCGGACGACGATTGAGCTTTGCGATCTTCGCGCTTTTGCTCCCTTACTTTTTTGCGGTATTCTCGATCGCGCTTCAGGGTCTTGGTCCTGAGAACGGAATTCAAGAGCCCATCGAGAAGCCCTTCCATCCAGTGCCCAATGAATGCCTTGTACGGCTTGTTCGCCACTCCAACCTGACCTAAGTGGAGTCCATACTTCTTGGACGGATTGTCTTTGTGGTACACCAAACCACCAAAAGCGCCGGTGAAGAAGTTCACCAGCTCCCCCTTGCCTTCGCCGGTTTGTTTATCGACCAATTCCACCTCCAAATTCGAATACCTGAAATCAACGTTCCCGAAGGTCGTATCTTGATTTCCCCTCAAATTAAATGTA comes from Flavobacteriales bacterium and encodes:
- the speB gene encoding agmatinase codes for the protein MMNYAGIEDKYAERETAEVALLPIPYDGTSTWGKGADKGPAAFLEASENMERYDIETRLEAYKKGVFLADSLTGMTSPEDMVKKVEQSTGELIDEGKFTTVIGGEHSISIGTIRAFNKRFEDLTVLQLDAHADLRPEYQGTPFNHACAVHEASRTTNLVQVGIRSMDSCEVEYMDEDHTFWAHKIYKDDRWMKDALRLMTQNVFITIDLDVFDPAIMPSTGTPEPGGMGWNQVLRFLRQVFKTRHVVGFDLVELAPNPNNKAPDFLAAKLYYKMLSYLFKWQK
- a CDS encoding deoxyhypusine synthase family protein, yielding MKIKEFIDKYYLHFNAASVVDAANAYQAHLDSRAPMMITLAGVMSTAEMGKLLAEMIRQDKVQIISCTGANLEEDIMNLVAHDHYERVPNYRDLTPQQEWSLLKRGINRVTDTCIPEEEAFRRLQKHIHELWKKADDNGERYLPHEYMYQMINSGVLEQYYQIDPKDSWMVAAAEKNLPIVCPGREDSTMGNIFASYCFTEDLKPSTVKSGIEYMTYLAKWYIENGGEKGVGFFQIGGGIAGDFPICVVPMLHQDLEMENIPLRSYFCQISDSTTSYGSYSSAVQNEKITWGKLGIDTPKFIIESDATIVAPLIFASLLDL